In Homo sapiens chromosome 19 genomic scaffold, GRCh38.p14 alternate locus group ALT_REF_LOCI_9 HSCHR19_4_CTG3_1, the following are encoded in one genomic region:
- the OSCAR gene encoding osteoclast-associated immunoglobulin-like receptor isoform 7 precursor (isoform 7 precursor is encoded by transcript variant 7; The RefSeq protein has 1 substitution compared to this genomic sequence), with translation MALVLILQLLTLFPPASYHPKPWLGAQPATVVTPGVNVTLRCRAPQPAWRFGLFKPGEIAPLLFRDVSSELAEFFLEEVTPAQGGSYRCCYRRPDWGPGVWSQPSDVLELLVTEELPRPSLVALPGPVVGPGANVSLRCAGRLRNMSFVLYREGVAAPLQYRHSAQPWADFTLLGARAPGTYSCYYHTPSAPYVLSQRSEVLVISWEGEGPEARPASSAPGMQAPGPPPSDPGAQAPSLSSFRPRGLVLQPLLPQTQDSWDPAPPPSDPGV, from the exons ATGGCCCTGGTGCTGATCCTCCAGCTGCTGACCCTCT TCCCCCCAGCTTCATACCACCCTAAGCCATGGCTGGGAGCTCAGCCGGCTACAGTTGTGACCCCTGGGGTCAACGTGACCTTGAGATGCCGGGCACCCCAACCCGCTTGGAGATTTGGACTTTTCAAGCCTGGAGAGATCGCTCCCCTTCTCTTCCGGGATGTGTCCTCCGAGCTGGCAGAATTCTTTCTGGAGGAGGTGACTCCAGCCCAAGGGGGAATTTACCGCTGCTGCTACCGAAGGCCAGACTGGGGGCCGGGTGTCTGGTCCCAGCCCAGCGATGTCCTGGAGCTGCTGGTGACAG AGGAGCTGCCGCGGCCGTCGCTGGTGGCGCTGCCCGGGCCGGTGGTGGGTCCTGGCGCCAACGTGAGCCTGCGCTGCGCGGGCCGCCTGCGGAACATGAGCTTCGTGCTGTACCGCGAGGGCGTGGCGGCCCCGCTGCAGTACCGCCACTCCGCGCAGCCCTGGGCCGACTTCACGCTGCTGGGCGCCCGCGCCCCCGGCACCTACAGCTGCTACTATCACACGCCCTCCGCGCCCTACGTGCTGTCGCAGCGCAGCGAGGTGCTGGTCATCAGCTGGGAAGGTGAGGGCCCTGAGGCCCGGCCCGCCTCCTCCGCCCCAGGAATGCAGGCCCCAGGACCTCCgccctcagacccaggagcccaggcccccagcctctcctccttcAGACCCAGGGGTCTAGtcctgcagcccctcctccctcagacccaggattCCTGggacccagcccctcctccctcagatccAGGAGTCTag
- the OSCAR gene encoding osteoclast-associated immunoglobulin-like receptor isoform 5 precursor (isoform 5 precursor is encoded by transcript variant 5; The RefSeq protein has 1 substitution compared to this genomic sequence), with amino-acid sequence MALVLILQLLTLFPPASYHPKPWLGAQPATVVTPGVNVTLRCRAPQPAWRFGLFKPGEIAPLLFRDVSSELAEFFLEEVTPAQGGSYRCCYRRPDWGPGVWSQPSDVLELLVTEELPRPSLVALPGPVVGPGANVSLRCAGRLRNMSFVLYREGVAAPLQYRHSAQPWADFTLLGARAPGTYSCYYHTPSAPYVLSQRSEVLVISWEDSGSSDYTRGNLVRLGLAGLVLISLGALVTFDWRSQNRAPAGIRP; translated from the exons ATGGCCCTGGTGCTGATCCTCCAGCTGCTGACCCTCT TCCCCCCAGCTTCATACCACCCTAAGCCATGGCTGGGAGCTCAGCCGGCTACAGTTGTGACCCCTGGGGTCAACGTGACCTTGAGATGCCGGGCACCCCAACCCGCTTGGAGATTTGGACTTTTCAAGCCTGGAGAGATCGCTCCCCTTCTCTTCCGGGATGTGTCCTCCGAGCTGGCAGAATTCTTTCTGGAGGAGGTGACTCCAGCCCAAGGGGGAATTTACCGCTGCTGCTACCGAAGGCCAGACTGGGGGCCGGGTGTCTGGTCCCAGCCCAGCGATGTCCTGGAGCTGCTGGTGACAG AGGAGCTGCCGCGGCCGTCGCTGGTGGCGCTGCCCGGGCCGGTGGTGGGTCCTGGCGCCAACGTGAGCCTGCGCTGCGCGGGCCGCCTGCGGAACATGAGCTTCGTGCTGTACCGCGAGGGCGTGGCGGCCCCGCTGCAGTACCGCCACTCCGCGCAGCCCTGGGCCGACTTCACGCTGCTGGGCGCCCGCGCCCCCGGCACCTACAGCTGCTACTATCACACGCCCTCCGCGCCCTACGTGCTGTCGCAGCGCAGCGAGGTGCTGGTCATCAGCTGGGAAG ACTCTGGCTCCTCCGACTACACCCGGGGGAACCTAGTCCGCCTGGGGCTGGCCGGGCTGGTCCTCATCTCCCTGGGCGCGCTGGTCACTTTTGACTGGCGCAGTCAGAACCGCGCTCCTGCTGGTATCCGCCCCTGA
- the OSCAR gene encoding osteoclast-associated immunoglobulin-like receptor isoform 6 precursor (isoform 6 precursor is encoded by transcript variant 6; The RefSeq protein has 1 substitution compared to this genomic sequence), with the protein MALVLILQLLTLWPLCHTDITPSVPPASYHPKPWLGAQPATVVTPGVNVTLRCRAPQPAWRFGLFKPGEIAPLLFRDVSSELAEFFLEEVTPAQGGSYRCCYRRPDWGPGVWSQPSDVLELLVTEELPRPSLVALPGPVVGPGANVSLRCAGRLRNMSFVLYREGVAAPLQYRHSAQPWADFTLLGARAPGTYSCYYHTPSAPYVLSQRSEVLVISWEGEGPEARPASSAPGMQAPGPPPSDPGAQAPSLSSFRPRGLVLQPLLPQTQDSWDPAPPPSDPGV; encoded by the exons ATGGCCCTGGTGCTGATCCTCCAGCTGCTGACCCTCT GGCCTCTGTGTCACACAGACATCACTCCGTCTG TCCCCCCAGCTTCATACCACCCTAAGCCATGGCTGGGAGCTCAGCCGGCTACAGTTGTGACCCCTGGGGTCAACGTGACCTTGAGATGCCGGGCACCCCAACCCGCTTGGAGATTTGGACTTTTCAAGCCTGGAGAGATCGCTCCCCTTCTCTTCCGGGATGTGTCCTCCGAGCTGGCAGAATTCTTTCTGGAGGAGGTGACTCCAGCCCAAGGGGGAATTTACCGCTGCTGCTACCGAAGGCCAGACTGGGGGCCGGGTGTCTGGTCCCAGCCCAGCGATGTCCTGGAGCTGCTGGTGACAG AGGAGCTGCCGCGGCCGTCGCTGGTGGCGCTGCCCGGGCCGGTGGTGGGTCCTGGCGCCAACGTGAGCCTGCGCTGCGCGGGCCGCCTGCGGAACATGAGCTTCGTGCTGTACCGCGAGGGCGTGGCGGCCCCGCTGCAGTACCGCCACTCCGCGCAGCCCTGGGCCGACTTCACGCTGCTGGGCGCCCGCGCCCCCGGCACCTACAGCTGCTACTATCACACGCCCTCCGCGCCCTACGTGCTGTCGCAGCGCAGCGAGGTGCTGGTCATCAGCTGGGAAGGTGAGGGCCCTGAGGCCCGGCCCGCCTCCTCCGCCCCAGGAATGCAGGCCCCAGGACCTCCgccctcagacccaggagcccaggcccccagcctctcctccttcAGACCCAGGGGTCTAGtcctgcagcccctcctccctcagacccaggattCCTGggacccagcccctcctccctcagatccAGGAGTCTag
- the OSCAR gene encoding osteoclast-associated immunoglobulin-like receptor isoform 3 precursor (isoform 3 precursor is encoded by transcript variant 3; The RefSeq protein has 1 substitution compared to this genomic sequence), whose product MALVLILQLLTLWPLCHTDITPSVAIIVPPASYHPKPWLGAQPATVVTPGVNVTLRCRAPQPAWRFGLFKPGEIAPLLFRDVSSELAEFFLEEVTPAQGGSYRCCYRRPDWGPGVWSQPSDVLELLVTEELPRPSLVALPGPVVGPGANVSLRCAGRLRNMSFVLYREGVAAPLQYRHSAQPWADFTLLGARAPGTYSCYYHTPSAPYVLSQRSEVLVISWEDSGSSDYTRGNLVRLGLAGLVLISLGALVTFDWRSQNRAPAGIRP is encoded by the exons ATGGCCCTGGTGCTGATCCTCCAGCTGCTGACCCTCT GGCCTCTGTGTCACACAGACATCACTCCGTCTG TGGCCATTATAG TCCCCCCAGCTTCATACCACCCTAAGCCATGGCTGGGAGCTCAGCCGGCTACAGTTGTGACCCCTGGGGTCAACGTGACCTTGAGATGCCGGGCACCCCAACCCGCTTGGAGATTTGGACTTTTCAAGCCTGGAGAGATCGCTCCCCTTCTCTTCCGGGATGTGTCCTCCGAGCTGGCAGAATTCTTTCTGGAGGAGGTGACTCCAGCCCAAGGGGGAATTTACCGCTGCTGCTACCGAAGGCCAGACTGGGGGCCGGGTGTCTGGTCCCAGCCCAGCGATGTCCTGGAGCTGCTGGTGACAG AGGAGCTGCCGCGGCCGTCGCTGGTGGCGCTGCCCGGGCCGGTGGTGGGTCCTGGCGCCAACGTGAGCCTGCGCTGCGCGGGCCGCCTGCGGAACATGAGCTTCGTGCTGTACCGCGAGGGCGTGGCGGCCCCGCTGCAGTACCGCCACTCCGCGCAGCCCTGGGCCGACTTCACGCTGCTGGGCGCCCGCGCCCCCGGCACCTACAGCTGCTACTATCACACGCCCTCCGCGCCCTACGTGCTGTCGCAGCGCAGCGAGGTGCTGGTCATCAGCTGGGAAG ACTCTGGCTCCTCCGACTACACCCGGGGGAACCTAGTCCGCCTGGGGCTGGCCGGGCTGGTCCTCATCTCCCTGGGCGCGCTGGTCACTTTTGACTGGCGCAGTCAGAACCGCGCTCCTGCTGGTATCCGCCCCTGA
- the OSCAR gene encoding osteoclast-associated immunoglobulin-like receptor isoform 4 precursor (isoform 4 precursor is encoded by transcript variant 4; The RefSeq protein has 1 substitution compared to this genomic sequence) has protein sequence MALVLILQLLTLWPLCHTDITPSVPPASYHPKPWLGAQPATVVTPGVNVTLRCRAPQPAWRFGLFKPGEIAPLLFRDVSSELAEFFLEEVTPAQGGSYRCCYRRPDWGPGVWSQPSDVLELLVTEELPRPSLVALPGPVVGPGANVSLRCAGRLRNMSFVLYREGVAAPLQYRHSAQPWADFTLLGARAPGTYSCYYHTPSAPYVLSQRSEVLVISWEDSGSSDYTRGNLVRLGLAGLVLISLGALVTFDWRSQNRAPAGIRP, from the exons ATGGCCCTGGTGCTGATCCTCCAGCTGCTGACCCTCT GGCCTCTGTGTCACACAGACATCACTCCGTCTG TCCCCCCAGCTTCATACCACCCTAAGCCATGGCTGGGAGCTCAGCCGGCTACAGTTGTGACCCCTGGGGTCAACGTGACCTTGAGATGCCGGGCACCCCAACCCGCTTGGAGATTTGGACTTTTCAAGCCTGGAGAGATCGCTCCCCTTCTCTTCCGGGATGTGTCCTCCGAGCTGGCAGAATTCTTTCTGGAGGAGGTGACTCCAGCCCAAGGGGGAATTTACCGCTGCTGCTACCGAAGGCCAGACTGGGGGCCGGGTGTCTGGTCCCAGCCCAGCGATGTCCTGGAGCTGCTGGTGACAG AGGAGCTGCCGCGGCCGTCGCTGGTGGCGCTGCCCGGGCCGGTGGTGGGTCCTGGCGCCAACGTGAGCCTGCGCTGCGCGGGCCGCCTGCGGAACATGAGCTTCGTGCTGTACCGCGAGGGCGTGGCGGCCCCGCTGCAGTACCGCCACTCCGCGCAGCCCTGGGCCGACTTCACGCTGCTGGGCGCCCGCGCCCCCGGCACCTACAGCTGCTACTATCACACGCCCTCCGCGCCCTACGTGCTGTCGCAGCGCAGCGAGGTGCTGGTCATCAGCTGGGAAG ACTCTGGCTCCTCCGACTACACCCGGGGGAACCTAGTCCGCCTGGGGCTGGCCGGGCTGGTCCTCATCTCCCTGGGCGCGCTGGTCACTTTTGACTGGCGCAGTCAGAACCGCGCTCCTGCTGGTATCCGCCCCTGA
- the OSCAR gene encoding osteoclast-associated immunoglobulin-like receptor isoform 1 precursor (isoform 1 precursor is encoded by transcript variant 1; The RefSeq protein has 1 substitution compared to this genomic sequence), translating into MALVLILQLLTLWPLCHTDITPSVAIIVPPASYHPKPWLGAQPATVVTPGVNVTLRCRAPQPAWRFGLFKPGEIAPLLFRDVSSELAEFFLEEVTPAQGGSYRCCYRRPDWGPGVWSQPSDVLELLVTEELPRPSLVALPGPVVGPGANVSLRCAGRLRNMSFVLYREGVAAPLQYRHSAQPWADFTLLGARAPGTYSCYYHTPSAPYVLSQRSEVLVISWEGEGPEARPASSAPGMQAPGPPPSDPGAQAPSLSSFRPRGLVLQPLLPQTQDSWDPAPPPSDPGV; encoded by the exons ATGGCCCTGGTGCTGATCCTCCAGCTGCTGACCCTCT GGCCTCTGTGTCACACAGACATCACTCCGTCTG TGGCCATTATAG TCCCCCCAGCTTCATACCACCCTAAGCCATGGCTGGGAGCTCAGCCGGCTACAGTTGTGACCCCTGGGGTCAACGTGACCTTGAGATGCCGGGCACCCCAACCCGCTTGGAGATTTGGACTTTTCAAGCCTGGAGAGATCGCTCCCCTTCTCTTCCGGGATGTGTCCTCCGAGCTGGCAGAATTCTTTCTGGAGGAGGTGACTCCAGCCCAAGGGGGAATTTACCGCTGCTGCTACCGAAGGCCAGACTGGGGGCCGGGTGTCTGGTCCCAGCCCAGCGATGTCCTGGAGCTGCTGGTGACAG AGGAGCTGCCGCGGCCGTCGCTGGTGGCGCTGCCCGGGCCGGTGGTGGGTCCTGGCGCCAACGTGAGCCTGCGCTGCGCGGGCCGCCTGCGGAACATGAGCTTCGTGCTGTACCGCGAGGGCGTGGCGGCCCCGCTGCAGTACCGCCACTCCGCGCAGCCCTGGGCCGACTTCACGCTGCTGGGCGCCCGCGCCCCCGGCACCTACAGCTGCTACTATCACACGCCCTCCGCGCCCTACGTGCTGTCGCAGCGCAGCGAGGTGCTGGTCATCAGCTGGGAAGGTGAGGGCCCTGAGGCCCGGCCCGCCTCCTCCGCCCCAGGAATGCAGGCCCCAGGACCTCCgccctcagacccaggagcccaggcccccagcctctcctccttcAGACCCAGGGGTCTAGtcctgcagcccctcctccctcagacccaggattCCTGggacccagcccctcctccctcagatccAGGAGTCTag